Proteins from a single region of Deinococcota bacterium:
- a CDS encoding putative toxin-antitoxin system toxin component, PIN family: MFIAAALSARGGSSRLIRLWLEEARLTVVLSPRLIAEVQAVLLRPKLDGRIQPDELSRLLAALARRGEVWPDKAAPPPLSRDPDDDYLLGLALEARVDALVSLDRDLLDLGYLQGRLENGTRRLPVLTPGALLALLRQAGLLED; this comes from the coding sequence GTGTTCATTGCGGCGGCGCTGTCGGCCCGGGGCGGCTCGTCACGGCTCATCCGGCTCTGGCTCGAGGAGGCGCGCCTTACGGTGGTCCTCTCGCCTCGCCTGATAGCCGAGGTTCAGGCGGTGCTTTTGCGCCCGAAGCTTGACGGCCGCATCCAGCCGGATGAGCTAAGCCGCCTCCTGGCTGCTTTGGCTCGGCGCGGAGAGGTCTGGCCGGATAAGGCTGCTCCGCCGCCGCTAAGCCGCGACCCGGACGACGATTATCTGCTGGGGTTAGCGCTCGAGGCGCGCGTTGACGCGCTCGTTTCGCTCGACCGTGACCTTCTGGACTTAGGCTATCTACAGGGCCGTCTAGAGAACGGAACACGGCGTCTGCCGGTGTTGACGCCGGGGGCGCTTCTGGCCCTTTTACGGCAGGCGGGTCTTCTCGAGGATTGA